The following coding sequences lie in one Arachis stenosperma cultivar V10309 chromosome 5, arast.V10309.gnm1.PFL2, whole genome shotgun sequence genomic window:
- the LOC130982531 gene encoding cholesterol 22-monohydroxylase CYP90B51 isoform X1: MSDSHLTFFSLSSSILALLLIFIFIFKRKQTKPKLNLPPGKMGWPFLGETIGYLKPYSATTIGEFMDQHIARYGKIYKSKLFGEPAIVSADAGLNRFILQNEGKLFECSYPRSIGGILGKWSMLVLVGDMHRDMRAISLNFLSHGRLRTHLLKEVENHTLLVLNSWKHNSTFSAQDEAKRFTFNLMAKHIMSLDPGNVETEKLKEEYVTFMKGVVSAPLNLPGTAYRRALKSRSTILKFIEAKMTERVRKMEEGNESLEEDDLLGWVLKHSNLSTEQILDLVLSLLFAGHETSSVAIALAIYFLPGCPQAMEQLREEHSEIARAKKQAGEVELTWDDYKRMEFTHCVVNETLRLGNVVRYLHRKALKDVRYKGYDIPCGWKVLPVIAAVHLDPSLFDQPQQFNPWRWQINGRRGSCSSSNGNSSTINANNNNNTTTTNNLFLPFGGGPRLCAGSELAKLEMAVFIHHLVLNYQWELADSDQPYVYPFVDFPKGLPITVQNHSYLS; the protein is encoded by the exons ATGTCTGACTCAcatcttactttcttttctctttcttcttccattcttgcTCTTCTTCTCATCTTCATTTTCATCTTCAAGAGGAAGCAAACCAAACCCAAGCTCAACCTTCCACCCGGTAAAATGGGCTGGCCCTTTCTTGGTGAAACCATTGGTTACTTGAAGCCTTATTCTGCTACCACCATAGGAGAATTCATGGACCAACACATAGCAAG GTATGGTAAAATTTACAAGTCGAAATTGTTTGGTGAGCCAGCAATAGTGTCAGCAGATGCAGGGTTGAATAGGTTCATATTGCAAAACGAAGGGAAATTGTTTGAGTGCAGTTACCCGAGAAGCATTGGTGGAATACTTGGGAAATGGTCTATGTTGGTTTTGGTTGGTGACATGCATAGGGACATGAGGGCCATTTCACTCAACTTCCTCAGCCATGGCAGGCTCAGAACACATCTCTTGAAGGAGGTTGAGAACCACACCCTTCTTGTTCTTAACTCTTGGAAACACAATTCCACCTTCTCTGCTCAAGATGAAGCCAAAAGg TTCACCTTCAATTTGATGGCCAAACACATCATGAGCTTGGATCCTGGGAATGTTGAGACAGAAAAACTAAAAGAGGAGTATGTCACTTTCATGAAGGGTGTTGTTTCTGCGCCATTGAATTTACCCGGAACTGCATATAGAAGAGCATTAAAG TCGAGGTCCACCATACTCAAGTTCATAGAAGCGAAAATGACCGAAAGAGTGAGAAAGATGGAAGAAGGAAATGAGAGCTTGGAGGAAGATGATCTTCTAGGATGGGTTTTGAAGCATTCAAATCTCTCAACAGAGCAGATTCTGGACTTGGTTCTGAGTTTGCTCTTTGCTGGTCATGAAACTTCGTCAGTAGCTATAGCACTTGCCATTTATTTCTTACCCGGTTGTCCTCAAGCCATGGAACAGTTAAGG GAAGAACACAGCGAAATCGCCAGAGCTAAGAAACAAGCAGGGGAGGTTGAACTCACTTGGGATGACTACAAAAGAATGGAATTTACCCACTGT GTTGTGAACGAGACACTTCGGTTGGGAAATGTTGTGAGGTACCTTCACAGGAAGGCGCTTAAAGACGTTCGGTACAAAG GTTATGACATTCCATGTGGGTGGAAAGTCCTTCCGGTGATTGCAGCTGTGCATCTGGATCCTTCACTTTTTGACCAACCTCAACAATTCAATCCATGGAGATGGCAG ATCAATGGTCGTCGTGGAAGTTGCTCATCATCAAACGGGAATAGCAGTACTATCAACgccaataacaataacaacaccaccaccaccaacaatTTGTTCTTGCCGTTCGGGGGAGGACCACGACTATGCGCTGGATCAGAGTTAGCAAAGCTTGAAATGGCTGTTTTCATCCACCATCTCGTCCTCAACTACCAATGGGAGTTAGCTGATTCCGATCAACCTTATGTATACCCTTTTGTTGACTTCCCCAAAGGCCTACCCATCACGGTCCAAAACCACTCATATCTCTCTTAG
- the LOC130982531 gene encoding cholesterol 22-monohydroxylase CYP90B51 isoform X2: protein MGWPFLGETIGYLKPYSATTIGEFMDQHIARYGKIYKSKLFGEPAIVSADAGLNRFILQNEGKLFECSYPRSIGGILGKWSMLVLVGDMHRDMRAISLNFLSHGRLRTHLLKEVENHTLLVLNSWKHNSTFSAQDEAKRFTFNLMAKHIMSLDPGNVETEKLKEEYVTFMKGVVSAPLNLPGTAYRRALKSRSTILKFIEAKMTERVRKMEEGNESLEEDDLLGWVLKHSNLSTEQILDLVLSLLFAGHETSSVAIALAIYFLPGCPQAMEQLREEHSEIARAKKQAGEVELTWDDYKRMEFTHCVVNETLRLGNVVRYLHRKALKDVRYKGYDIPCGWKVLPVIAAVHLDPSLFDQPQQFNPWRWQINGRRGSCSSSNGNSSTINANNNNNTTTTNNLFLPFGGGPRLCAGSELAKLEMAVFIHHLVLNYQWELADSDQPYVYPFVDFPKGLPITVQNHSYLS, encoded by the exons ATGGGCTGGCCCTTTCTTGGTGAAACCATTGGTTACTTGAAGCCTTATTCTGCTACCACCATAGGAGAATTCATGGACCAACACATAGCAAG GTATGGTAAAATTTACAAGTCGAAATTGTTTGGTGAGCCAGCAATAGTGTCAGCAGATGCAGGGTTGAATAGGTTCATATTGCAAAACGAAGGGAAATTGTTTGAGTGCAGTTACCCGAGAAGCATTGGTGGAATACTTGGGAAATGGTCTATGTTGGTTTTGGTTGGTGACATGCATAGGGACATGAGGGCCATTTCACTCAACTTCCTCAGCCATGGCAGGCTCAGAACACATCTCTTGAAGGAGGTTGAGAACCACACCCTTCTTGTTCTTAACTCTTGGAAACACAATTCCACCTTCTCTGCTCAAGATGAAGCCAAAAGg TTCACCTTCAATTTGATGGCCAAACACATCATGAGCTTGGATCCTGGGAATGTTGAGACAGAAAAACTAAAAGAGGAGTATGTCACTTTCATGAAGGGTGTTGTTTCTGCGCCATTGAATTTACCCGGAACTGCATATAGAAGAGCATTAAAG TCGAGGTCCACCATACTCAAGTTCATAGAAGCGAAAATGACCGAAAGAGTGAGAAAGATGGAAGAAGGAAATGAGAGCTTGGAGGAAGATGATCTTCTAGGATGGGTTTTGAAGCATTCAAATCTCTCAACAGAGCAGATTCTGGACTTGGTTCTGAGTTTGCTCTTTGCTGGTCATGAAACTTCGTCAGTAGCTATAGCACTTGCCATTTATTTCTTACCCGGTTGTCCTCAAGCCATGGAACAGTTAAGG GAAGAACACAGCGAAATCGCCAGAGCTAAGAAACAAGCAGGGGAGGTTGAACTCACTTGGGATGACTACAAAAGAATGGAATTTACCCACTGT GTTGTGAACGAGACACTTCGGTTGGGAAATGTTGTGAGGTACCTTCACAGGAAGGCGCTTAAAGACGTTCGGTACAAAG GTTATGACATTCCATGTGGGTGGAAAGTCCTTCCGGTGATTGCAGCTGTGCATCTGGATCCTTCACTTTTTGACCAACCTCAACAATTCAATCCATGGAGATGGCAG ATCAATGGTCGTCGTGGAAGTTGCTCATCATCAAACGGGAATAGCAGTACTATCAACgccaataacaataacaacaccaccaccaccaacaatTTGTTCTTGCCGTTCGGGGGAGGACCACGACTATGCGCTGGATCAGAGTTAGCAAAGCTTGAAATGGCTGTTTTCATCCACCATCTCGTCCTCAACTACCAATGGGAGTTAGCTGATTCCGATCAACCTTATGTATACCCTTTTGTTGACTTCCCCAAAGGCCTACCCATCACGGTCCAAAACCACTCATATCTCTCTTAG